In Effusibacillus pohliae DSM 22757, the genomic window ACGCGCGGGCCAGGGTGCTTTCGACGGGACGGTGCGGGATACGCACGCCGATATGGAAGATCCCTGGGCGATCATTTATACGGGTGGCACCACTGGAACGCCGAAGGGGGCGATTTTGTCGCATCGGGCGATCACGTGGAACGTGATCAACACGGTGATCAGCTGGGGAATCACCGAACAGGACGTGACTCCGGTGTATCTCCCGATGTTTCACACGGGCGGTTTGAACGCTCTGGACCTGGCGTTCAAAATGTAGCGCCATCGTGAGGCTTTTTCTTCATCCCACGATGGCTGTTTGTTAAACCTGACGTCCGCCATCCACTTTTTTCACGTTACCTTGGGTTTTCTTTTTTGTAATAAACGAGACCCCCAAATAACACACCATCAGCAGTGTGAAGATGACGACTCCCACCACTTCAAAATCCAACTCGGCCCACGGATTGAAATACGTGAATGCCTCGTAGAACGACACTCCGTATGCGATGGCCACGATGATCCACCCTATTATTTTAGAAACCACTTTGCTCATTTTGCCGGATTGAATGAGCATCCTGTATGCGACAAGGGAGTCGATCGTATCCGTCAGCATCATCCCGGCCATAAAAGTGAGGCCCAGGATTACCGGAAAATATCCACCTGCATTGCCCGCAGCGAGTGCCCACATGGATGTTTGACTCACTGTGTCAGCCGCCAGCGCAAAGACACCGCCAATCAGGATGATCATCAACGGATTTGTTGTTTCGCGTACGAAACGAGGAATGAATCGGCCTTTGAGCCCCTGCACTTCGTAACTTGCCTGTTCCGACCTGCTGCGGAGAAGGTTGTAAACGTTTAGACTGCCGATCAGAAACAAGGAAATCACGGAGGTCCAGGTGACCATCGTGTCAAAGTAATCTGGAAACGTAAAATCCTTGCTGAAGAACGCCAGAATAACGGCTACAACGGCTACAACCAAACCGTGTCCAAATGAGAAAAGGGTTCCTACCCACTGCGCCATTTTGCGTCCTTGCCGGATATTGTACCGGACGAGACCGTCAATACAAGCCAGGTGGTCTGCGTCCAGACCATGCCGGAGACCCAGAACAAACACGAGCAAAATCAGCGAAACATGTTCCATGCAAGCTTCCTCCTGTCTTGGATAGAGATCCAATCAAAAAAACCCCAACCGGCAGGCAGGGGCTACGTGAAAAAGACAGAACGCGACAGCAAGACAGGAAGGCACTGTTGTCGTTTCATCTTTGCACACCTCTCCTTTCCGCGAAGGCTTTCGGGTGTAGCAGTCTAGGTAGGTCTCCTGGCTTTCGAATCATTGTGCTCTTTCGTCTTCCCCGATTGTTCATCGAGTGACCTATTTTTGAAAGAGAACTCCCCGATTACAGTGGCGGGACCGCTCGGGATTTGCACCCGATTCCCTGTTACCCCTTACCGCTAGACGACAAGGGCACCTAGCTGCAGACCTATTGAGTTATTCATTGCAAACTGTTCTTAAATTATAACGGCAGGCTTGGAAAGGTGGTATAGCCCTTACTGGCTATTTTGAAGGTCGTACCGATGAGTTGATTGCTGTCTTTCCTCTGAAACATACACTACAACCTGATATTGAAGCAGGTTTAATAGTAACAGGCAGGTATTTTACAAGTAATGACCCAAGAGCTTGTATTCACCCTCTTTCACAGTTAATCCTACAGATGAAGAGTGGTAAGCAAGGAGCAATTTTTTATACTGCTAAGTTGATCGCTCAATGTCTAAATTTATTTTATCTTTGAAGGTGATGAATATCTTCTTACCACGGTGCCTCCTAGACCAGGACAAGAGAGTGTTCTTCAAAATGTCCTAATACAAGCAACCAAAGTTTCAAACCCAATCAATCGATCGTTTATTAAACCTTTGCTTATAGCAACTAGGGATTATAAAAAACAAAAAGAAGCAGGTAGTTGGCAAAACCGAACCCTCAATGTAAAGGACGTTTTTCAGGTTGTTGATGACGTAAAAGGGCACGTGATCCCTTTTGATGACATTGCTACTAGTGGTGCTACTGTGATGGAATGCGCAAAAGTTCTGATTGAAGCAGGGGCTGAGAAAGTAACCGTTTTAACACTGGGGTCTTCACAGAGTAAACCGGAACGTTCGGCCCCTGATATGATTGGATGTCGACTTGAAGGTGCGATGGAACTCTAAAATTAAGGTTTAATCAAAGACAAAACTCAACCGCATTTTTTGGATGTTCAAATTATCCGAACTGTAAATCAAACACACAAAATTACGAGCCCATTCGGCGAGAGTATAACTCCCAAAAACTATACCTGGGCTAGATCCAGATGAATCGGATGAAACCCTCTGATTTGCAATCAAATGGCGAAAACGAAACGCAAAACGCTCGTATCGTGGGCGTTTTGCGTTTTATCAGTTACGCTCATGATCGGCAATTTTTCCCGAATGGCTAACTTCTGTACTTTCTTGGTATTGACTCCCCTCGCCTCCACCATGGAAAATTCGAATCGTCCGCCGAGCGGTTTTTTGTGCCTGCGGGCAGATGGAGTTCCGGCTTCGCGGTAAAAAAGCCGCCTGAACCGCGAGCGCGCCATGCAAAACGGCGTTCTCTGCGGGATCAGGCGGCTTTTGCCGTTTTTGTTGCTCTAAAAGGCACAAGTTACGCCAAGGCGGCAAAGCCGCCAGGTCGCGCTATGAGCGGCCGTTGGAAGGGGATTCGGGCTCACACGTTACCCTTTCATGGATTCCAACCATTCTCTGTAACATTCGTCGCACAGCAGTTCGTTCTGCTCGTCGTTTCCTTGATAGAATGTGACAAAATGGGGTCTGTCCAGATCGTGACCGCAATAGTAGCATTTTTCCTCCACAGTCGTTTCCCTCCCATGCGAATTCACTTCCCGCGACTCGGCAATCGCTTTTTGTCGTAGTGTGTGCGAAACGTACTTCCGATTTGCCAAGCAAAATTCGCCAACGACCGGCGGCTGTACCGTGTTCGAACAGTCATTGCTATTTGACAATCTGCCGTGCGATCGGCAGCAGCCGCACGAGTTTTCGCCAACAGCTGCGGCCGCTCGCTTTGGCAGGTTTTTTTCGGCTGGGATGCCCGCGCGGCGAGTCGATTTTGATATAATGGACTTGCTATTTTTGACATGGGATGGGTTCGCGATGGCGATACTGAAAAACGACTGGCAGCCCTTGCTGGAGGTGGAGTTTCAAAAACCTTACTACCTGCAGCTGCGGCAGTTTCTGATCGAGGAATACCGGACGCGGGTGGTCTATCCGGACAAATACGACATCTTCAATGCGCTGCATTTAACCCCGTTTGCCAACACCAAAGTGGTGATTCTCGGGCAGGATCCGTATCACGGTCCGGGCCAGGCGCACGGGTTGAGCTTCTCTGTGAAACCGGGCGTGCAGCCGCCGCCTTCCCTGCAAAACATATTTAAGGAACTGCACGATGACATGGGGTGTCCGATTCCGAATCACGGCCACCTCGCCAAATGGGCAGAGCAAGGCGTGCTGCTGCTCAACAACGTGTTGACCGTCCGGGCAGGCAGCCCGAATTCGCACAGGGGCAAGGGGTGGGAAATGTTCACGGACCGGGTGATCTCGATTTTGAACAACCGCGAAAAACCGGTCGTGTTTCTGTTGTGGGGAAGCCACGCGCAAGCGAAAATGCGGCTGATCACCGCAAGGCACCACTGTATCATCCGATCGCCGCATCCGAGTCCGTTGTCGGCCCACCGGGGATTTTTCGGGAGTCGGCCATTTTCCCGGGCGAATCGATTTTTGCGCAGCATCGGCAGCGAGGAAGTCGATTGGCAGATTCCCGATTTGTAAGTGCCGCAGCCGGATGATGCCCCAACAGCCAACCGGACCGCGGCTGGATGGCAAATGTGTGTTTCTGGAGGGTACAAAGTTTGAAGATGAATACCTGGGCGTTCCTGCGCCGCATGTCGCGCGACGTGTTGCCTGAAGTGCATGAACAATTGAATCACTGGGAACAGCAAGCACGGGCGATCCCCGACCCGGAACTGCGGCGGCAGGCGTTGGCCAGCATCCGCACCAAAACGTTTCATTGCGAGGGAGGCTCCGTCTACGCGGCGGCGGCGCCGAACGCCCGCCACATCCTGATTCCTTTGATCGTGGCGTTTCAAACGATCAGCGACTACCTGGACAATCTGTGTGATCGGAGCACTTCGCTGGATGCGGATGATTTTTTTTGTTTGCATGAGTCGATGCTCGATGCCGTGTCCCTGCAGCGCCCGTTGCATAACTACTACGAGGTGCGGGAACGCAACGGAGGCCCGTTTGAGGACGGTGGCTACCTGCAAAACCTGGTGCTGGCCTGCCGGGAAAAAATTTCGTTGCTGCCAGGTTACGCGGTTGCGGAACAGCAGATTTTGACGTGGGTGGGGCTGTATCGCGATCTGCAGGTACATAAACATGTGCACCCGAGTGAGCGGGAAAGTCGGCTGCTCGACTGGTGGAACCAGCATCATTCCCGGTTTCCCGGGCTTCGCTGGAACGAATTTGCGGCCGCGTCCGGTTCGACGCTGGGGGTCTTTGCGCTTTTTTTGGCCGCCTGTGATGATGCGCTGGCGGCGGAGAAGGTCGAGCGACAGGCGCGGGCCTATTTTCCGTGGATCTGTTCGCTGCATATTTTGCTGGACTATTTGGTCGATCTGGAAGAGGACCAACTGGGCGGGGACCTGAACTTTATTTCGTATTACGAAACCCGGCAAGAAATCGTCGAGCGGTTGGCCTGGATCGCCAAGCGGGCGAGGGAGGAAGCGCATCGGCTGTCCGTCCGGTCCCCCATTCACCTGATCGCGGTGGATGGGCTGCTCGGATTTTATTTGTCCGATTTGAAAGTCGAACGCCAATCGCTGGTGCAGCAAGCGGCCAAATCGCTTCTGCGGCTTGCCGGTTGGCGGGTTTGGCTGTTTTACTTATACAGCAAATGGTATCGCGGTGGCGAAATGCAAATGCAGATGCCTCCCAGCCGGGAAACCGGGGCTCATGGGGAGGCGAAAAGGGGAGATGTCGGGTGTTCAAACGAGAATTGACAGTTCGGTTTAGCGAGTGTGACGGATTGGGACATGTGAACAACGCAACCTATTTTACGTACATGGAAGATGCCCGCACCGATCTTTTTCGGCTGTTCAATCCATCGCTGGAGCTGCGTTCGTGGAATCTGATCGTGGCATCGACCCGCTGCGATTTTTTGCATCAGGTCGCCTATGCGGAAACGTTGACCGTGTTCACCTGGGTCAGCCGGTTGGGCAACTCGGGTTTTGACGTGGAGCATGCGATCCAAAACCAAGCCGGTGTCTGGGTGGCGAGAGGGCGGGCGACGCTGATCTGCTACGACTATCAGGCGCAGAAGCCGCTGCCGTTGTGGCCGGAAGTACGATCCGCGCTACTGTCACACAACGAGGCTCCGGAAGGAGCACCTGGCTTGCGGTAGGCCGGCGATCCGCATGATCGTGCGGCGGGCGGGGAATCCTATAGGCAGCATTGGCACAGAGTGCCAGGTGGGGCGTAAACCAAAACGACGGGAGTGCTGTCGGTGCCTGAGCGCGAACAAGATCAGAATCCCTTTGTGCTGGTACTGTTCGGGGCCACCGGGGACCTCGCGAAGCGAAAATTGTTTCCGGCCCTGTACGAACTGTTCATAGCCGGACTTTTGAACCGCCGGTTTGCGGTAGTGGGAATCGGGCGGTCGCCGATCAGTCGGCCCGATTTTCAGGCGGGTGTTCGCCGTTCGGTTACGAATTTTTCCAGACATTCATTACGGGACGGACAATCGTGGACTGATTTTGCCGACCATTTCGATTTTGTATCGATCGATGTGAACGATCCGGGCGGCTACGGGGCTGTGCGCGAACTGGTCGAAGCGAAGGAGCGGGAGTGGGAGATTCCCGGCAATCGGTTGTTTTATCTGGCGATGCCGCCCGATCTGTTTGGCACTGTATCGGCACATTTGAAAAAATCGGGCCTGACAGAGACTGGCGGATGGAAGCGGTTGGTCATCGAGAAGCCGTTCGGCCATGATCATGCGTCGGCCAAGCAATTGAACGAGCAGATTCAGCAATCGTTTGTGGAAGACGAGATTTACCGGATCGACCATTACCTCGGCAAAGAGATGGTGCAAAACATCGAGGTGATCCGGTTTGCCAATTCGCTGTTCGAACCGCTTTGGAACAACCGGTACATCGCCAACATTCAGGTGACCGCCAGCGAGACGGTCGGCGTTGAGGAGCGGGCTGCCTACTATGAGCGTGCCGGCGCGCTGCGCGATATGGTGCAAAATCATATTTTGCAGATGATGATGATGGTCGCGATGGAACCGCCGAGCCGGTTGGACATGGAAGCGATCCGCGACGAAAAAGTGAAAGTGCTGCGCTCCCTGCGCCGGTTCAGCGAAGACGAAGTGAACCGGTATGTGGTTCGCGGCCAGTATACGGCCGGAACGGTGTTGGGACAAGCGGTGCCGGGGTACCGGGAAGAGCGGAACGTGGCTCCCGACTCGGCGACCGAGACGTTTGTCGCGGCCAAGTTGTTTGTCGACAATTTCCGTTGGGCAGGCGTGCCATTTTTCATTCGGACGGGTAAACGGATGGCGCAAAAAGTGACGGAAATCGTCATCCAGTTCAAGGAAATGCCGAACATTTATTTTAACAAAAACGGGGATCTCAGCCCCAATCTGTTAATCATTCGCATCAATCCGACGGAAGGCATGTATCTGCTGATGAACGCGAAAAAGCCGGGAGCGGACAGCGAAGTCATCCCGGTCGCGATGGAGTTTTGCAACAACTGCGAGATCGAATCGCCAGAGGCGTACGAACGGCTGCTGCATGAGGCGATCCAGGGAGACTCCACGTTCTTTACGCGGTGGGACGAGGTCTCGTTAGCGTGGCAGTTTGCCGATCCGATCCGCCGGGCGTGGGATCGCGATGCATCGTTGCTGCTCACCTATCCGGCCGGTTCCTGGGGGCCAGCTGCGGCGGATCAGCTGCTGGCACAGGACGGGGCGCACTGGTGGCCGGTGTACGATCCGAAAAGCAGGCCGGTCGTCCAGCCGATCGAGCGGCCCGGCATTTTCGCTGGGAGGTACTGACGTGTACAAGATTTACGATGTGTCGATGCCGATTTTTGAAGGGATGCCGGTGTACAAAAACAAGCCGGAAAAACAGCCGAAAATCCGGGTGGTGCAGGACTTTGATAGAGGGGCGGTGCGGGAGTCGCGGATCGATCTCGACGTTCATACGGGCACGCATGTGGATGCGCCGCTGCACATGGTGCCGGGTGGCGGCACGATGCAGGCGATTCCGCTGGAACGGTTGGCGGGGCCTTGCCGCGTGTTGGATCTGACTCAGGCGGCAGGCGGCATTGGCCGCGCCGAGTTGGAAACGGCGGGGATTGAAAAGGGAGAGTTTCTGCTGTTGAAGACCCGCAACTCGATGCTGGATCGATTTGACCCGGAATTTGTGTTTCTTGCGGAGGAAGGCGCCTGCTATCTGGCGGATGCCGGCGTACGCGGCGTGGGAATCGATGCGCTTGGCATTGAGCGCAGCCAGCCGGGTCATCCGACGCATAACATTTTGTTTGGAGCGGACATCCTGATCATCGAAGGGCTGCGGCTGGCGGAAGTGCCTGCGGGCCGCTATTTTCTGGTGGCCGCTCCGCTCAAGCTTTTGGAGACAGAAGCGGCGCCGGCGAGGGTGTTGTTGATCGAATGGATTTGAGAAATGTGGATAGGGAAGTGTGCCGTTTTTGACGGTGCACTTTTTGTTGCGGCATTGCCGGCAGAGTGCTAAGCGCATCTGCTATAATGGTGCATGACAGATGAAAGCGAGAAACTTGGCCCCATTTTTTGCGCAGAAAATTTGCTTGCAAGTGATCTTCATGACGGTTCCGCTCCTGCTCGGATTCGGATTGCTGCAGGGGCAAGCGGCCGATTCGGTTTCGGCCGGGCAACTGTTGTTGGGAGCGGTGCCGGTGGTGATCGCGGCGTTTGCGTATCCGCTTGGAAGCCACAAGCTGATGCCGCTTGCGAAGAGGTTGGACGCATATCAATGGGAGCTCGGCATGACTTTGGCCAGTTTGCCACTATGCCACACATGGCCGGGATGTCCCGAACGGGCGCTCGGCCGGAGTCTGACGGGAACGCGAATTTTCCTTTTGCAGCTTTCCGCGTTTGGTTTATACTTGAAAATGGATCCAACCACAGCAAGCTCTTGAGGAGGGGAGAAGCGTGTATCCTCATGCGATAAATCTGCAACTGGTCAGCACGATCGGGGCTGCCTGCATGGCGCTTCTGGTGATCGCGATCCGGCTGCGGGCGGCCCGCAAACCGACATCGGCCCGCAAAATCGTGATTCCGCCGCTGGCGATGAGCACCGGGTTTCTGATGTTTTTGTTTCCGCAGACGCATATTCCGTGGACGTACGCGTTGTGCGCGCTGCTCGCCGGGTTTGTGTTTTCCTATCCGTTGATCCGAACTTCGAAATTTGAAGTCCGCGGCAGAGAAATCTATCTCAAGCGCTCCAAAGCGTTTCCTTTGATCCTGCTCGGTCTGCTGGCCATCCGCCTTGCTTTGCACAGCTATGTGGAACGATTTATTTCATTGGAACAGACGGGGGCTGTGTTTTTCATTTTGGCGTATGGGATGATCGTTCCCTGGCGGATCGCGATGTACCGGAAGTATGCGGTGTTGAAGCGATCCCTGGGCGGGAACCGGTCGGATGTTTGAAAGCCGGGAGGTGGATCGCGGGTCCTCGCATGGCGAGGGCTCTTTTTTTTGATTATCATGTAAGAAAATATGACATAAATAGTTGACAATTATGACATTGCATCGCATAATGAAGAAAGAGACCACAACGGAGTGGGGAGTGGAACCATGAACGATCTGCAAACTGTGGCATCCGGCATGAATACGATCTGGGTCGTCTTGACGGCGGCGATGATTTTCTTTATGGAGGGCGGTTTTGCTCTTTTGGAAGCGGGCTTCGTCCGCGCCAAAAACAACATCTCGATCATAATGAAAGTATTTGTCGACATGGTGTTTGGGGTGCTGGCATTTTTCGCGGTCGGATTCGGGCTGATGTTTGGCGCCGATCGGGCGGGACTGATCGGGACCAGCGGGTTCGGATTGAGCGGCAGCCTCGAGCACCTCGGCTTGTCCATCCCGCCGGAAGCGTTCTGGCTGTTCCAGGCGGCGTTTGCTGTGGCGGCGATCAGCATCGTCAGCGGTGCGGTGGCGGAACGGATGAATTTTAAAGCGTACATTCTGTTCACAGTCGTCATGACAGCGGTCATCTATCCGCTTTCCGGCCATTGGATTTGGGGTACCGACGGCTGGTTGGCCAAGCTGGGAATGAAAGATTTCGCCGGATCGGCGGCGATTCACGCGATGGCCGGTTTTGCGGCGCTGGCGGCTGCGGTGGCGGTGGGGGCACGGATCGGCAAGTTCAACGAGGATGGCTCGGCCAATCCGATTGCTCCGAGCAATATCCCGCTGGCTGCGGTCGGCACGTTTGTCCTCTGGTTTGGATGGTTCGGGTTCAATGCCGGCAGCACATTAAACGCGACGGCCTCCAACATCGGTTCGATTGCCATGGTTACCTTGCTCGCGTCGGCGGCCGGCGGCGCTTCCGCCATGCTCTATACGCTTTTCAAAACGGGAAAAGCGGATCCTGCCTTCACCATTAACGGCGTGCTCGCCGGATTGGTTGCGATTACGGCGGGATGTGCATACGTCAGCTTGTGGAGCGGATTGGTGATCGGGGCGCTGGGAGGCATTCTGATGATCTGGGCGACTGGCTGGGTGGAGCGGGCGAAGGTGGATGATCCGGTCGGCGCAGTGGCCGTTCACGGATTCACCGGAGCGTTCGGCGCCATCGCCGTGGGACTGTTTGCCACCGAAGGCGGGCTGTTGACGACGGGCAGTTGGAAATTGTTCGGGGTGCAGGCGCTCGGCACGGTTGCGGTCAGCCTGTGGGGATATGTCGCGACCGCCGGCGCTCTCAAGTTTATCGATCAGTTGGTACCGATCCGCGTTTCGGTGGAAGAGGAATTGACCGGCCTCGATTTGAGCTATCACGGAACGGCGGCGTACCATGAGCTAAATGCGGATATTCCGGTGTTCCCACTCGAGGTGCAGCGTGTACAGCAGGAAACGGGCGCGGAGACGGTCGGAGCTTGACTCTACACGCGTTTCCACCAGCGATACGCGGTCACTTGTCGCAGGACTTGTGCGAGTTGTTCGAGGGCCGTTACAACCCCAGCATGCGCAGTTCCTGTTTGACCCATTGGTTCACTTTGTGCAGTGCGGTTTCCGACAGTTTCTCATTCTGCGTAAAAATCGGGCCGACAGGACTGCTGGTGACACAGAACAGATTGTTCAACACATGACGATATCGGCCGTATGTACGAAGCGTGAATAGCGTGTTCGGGGTTTTTGCTTCAAAAAACAGGATCACTTCTTGCGCGTCCGGCAACGAGGCGGGATGGGATTTCAAGGTAAGCTTCTTGTCCTGGTTGATGTACCCGGCGTGGATGGAAAGCCCGGGATCTGAGTAGAGTTCTTTCAGAAAAATCACTTCGTACACCGGTATCAGCCTTTCCGTATCGCATACTGAAACTGTATGAGTCAATTTTATATGAGACAAACCCGTTCGTACAGAACGGAAAAACCCGCAGCCAGTGGCTTGCGGGTTTTTTGCCAAGCAGATTATACGTCCAGGTATTTGGCCAGTTGTTCATCTGTTGCCCGGCTGCCGACGAGGAACTCTCCGAATTCGCCGAAGCGTGCGCTGACCTCGTCGAAACGCATTTCGTACACGATTTTCTTGAACTGGACCGGATCATCGGCAAACAGGGTGACGCCCCATTCCCAGTCGTCGAGGCCGGTTGAGCCGGAGATGATTTGCGTCACTTTGCCGGCGTATTTGCGGCCGGTCAATCCGTGTGCCCGCATCAGGTCACGGCGCTGTTCCATCGGCAGCATGTACCAGTTGTCGCTGCCTTCCCGTTTTTTGTTCATCGGGTAGAAGCAGACATGTTTTGTCTTTGGCAAAATTGGGTAGAGCCGGTTTCGGACCGCCGGATCTTCGTACGGGTCAACGCCTTCTTTCGGCAGGTAGTTGCCCAATTCGACAACCGACACGTAGGAGTAGGCCGGCAGCAAACATTCGGCGAACCGGGTTTTGTTCAGCGCCGTCTCCAACTCGGTCAGTTCTTCCAATGTAGGACGGAGGTTCAAAAACAGCAAATCCGCTTTTTGCCCGACGATTGTGAACGTGCCGGTGCTGCCGTTTTTCTGTTCCTCTATGGCAGACCATTCGCGCATCAACGTGAACAGTTCGTCGAGCGCCGCCTGCCGCTCCTCGTTCGACAGTGCTTTCCAGGCTGCCCAATCGATCGTCCGGAAATCGTGCAGCACAAACCAGCCGTCCAATGTATGTAATACTTCGCTCATCTCACTTCACCCCTTCTGTGTCGTTCGGGAATAAAGTATATCACACTTGCCGCGCACCCGCCATTCACAGTAAGTTCATTTGCTAACAGAGGGTGTTTAGGGTATAAAGGAAATGATTGTGAAACTACATAAAGTGGTGAAGCGGATGTTATTTAACGATACGTTTTTGCGGGCATGCCGAAAAGAACGAGTGGAACATGTTCCCGTTTGGTATATGCGGCAGGCGGGGCGCTATCAGCCGGAATACCGGAAAATCCGTGAAAAATACAGTCTGATGGAGATCTGCGAGATTCCGGAAGTGTGCGCGGAGGTCACGCTGCTGCCGGTGCGCCAGCTGAACACCGATGCGGCGATCCTCTTTTCCGATATTATGATCCCCGTCAAGGCGATGGGGATGGAGGTCGACATCAAGGGCGGTTACGGCCCGGTCATCGCCAATCCGATCAAGCAAGCGGCCGATGTGGAGCGACTGCGCGACCTTGACCCGGAAGCAGATTTGCCGAACACGATGGAGGCCATCCGGATTTTGCACCGGGAATTGAACGTGCCGTTGATCGGATTCGCCGGTGCGCCGTTTACACTGGCCAGTTACATGATCGAGGGCGGACCGTCGAAAAACTACCACAAAACGAAGCAAATGATGTACGCGGCGCCGGAAGTTTGGAACGCCCTGATGGACAAGCTCGGCAATATGATCGTTACCTATATGAAAGCGCAGGTGGCGGCAGGGGCGCAAGCGGTGCAGATTTTTGACAGCTGGATCGGCAGCTTGTCGCCCAGCGACTATCGCCAGTACGTGTTTCCGACGATGCGGCGGATTTTTGAAAATCTACAGGGCATCGGCGCCCCGATGATCTACTTTGGCATTAACACCGGCGAACTGCTGCCCGTGTGGAAAGAACTGGCCGTCGATGTGATCGGTGTCGATTGGCGGGTGCCGCTCGATGCGGCTCGCGCCCGCGTCGGTACGAAGTTTGCGCTGCAGGGGAACCTGGATCCCGCTGTGCTGTTGGCTCCCTGGCCGGTGATTGAGCAGAAAGCGCGGGAAATCCTCGATCTGGGTATGGTGGAGCCTGGGTATATTTTCAATCTGGGGCATGGCATTTTCCCGGAAGTGAAAGTGGAGACGCTCAAGCGGCTGACCGAATTCATTCATCGCTACAGCTCCGCGAAACTTCAGGCGTAGAGAGGCGGTTTGCATGAGCAAAAAAACGATCGGCGTGCTGGCGATGGCCTACGGAACACCTGCCAGTCTGGACGAAGCGGAAGCTTATTACACCCATATTCGGCGGGGACGGAAGCCATCGCCCGAACAACTGCAAGAGTTGATCGACCGCTATGTGAAGATCGGAGGAGTGTCTCCGTTAAACGAGATCACCCGCAAACAGACGGAAGGGCTGGAACGCATTCTGAATCAAACCAGCCGTAATCTCGCATACCGCGTTTATATGGGGATGAAGCATGCCAATCCTTTTATTGAGGATGCGGTCAAGCAAATGGCGGAGGATGGGATTCGGGAGGCGGTCGGGCTGGTGTTTGCGCCCCATTATTCGATGATGAGCATCGGCGCATACATGGAGGCGGCAAAAAAAGGAGCAGAGCAGTTCGGCGGACCATCGTTTACGTTTGTAATGCAGTGGCACATGCAGCCGCAATTTTTGCAGGCTGTGGCAAGACGATTGCAGGCGGCGATGAATCGTTTTCCGGCGGGGGAACGGGAGCAGGTCCGGCTGTTGTTTACTGCACACAGCCTGCCCGAGCGGATTTTGCAGATGAACGACCCGTATCCGCAGCAGCTGCGGGAAACGGCGGCCAAGCTGGCGGAGATGATCGGCCATGCCAACTGGGGATTCGCTTGGCAGAGCGCCGGCCGCACGCCAGAACCCTGGCTGGGTCCCGATGTGCTGGACGTCCTCAGGCAGCTGGCGAAGCAGGGAACCC contains:
- a CDS encoding ammonium transporter codes for the protein MNDLQTVASGMNTIWVVLTAAMIFFMEGGFALLEAGFVRAKNNISIIMKVFVDMVFGVLAFFAVGFGLMFGADRAGLIGTSGFGLSGSLEHLGLSIPPEAFWLFQAAFAVAAISIVSGAVAERMNFKAYILFTVVMTAVIYPLSGHWIWGTDGWLAKLGMKDFAGSAAIHAMAGFAALAAAVAVGARIGKFNEDGSANPIAPSNIPLAAVGTFVLWFGWFGFNAGSTLNATASNIGSIAMVTLLASAAGGASAMLYTLFKTGKADPAFTINGVLAGLVAITAGCAYVSLWSGLVIGALGGILMIWATGWVERAKVDDPVGAVAVHGFTGAFGAIAVGLFATEGGLLTTGSWKLFGVQALGTVAVSLWGYVATAGALKFIDQLVPIRVSVEEELTGLDLSYHGTAAYHELNADIPVFPLEVQRVQQETGAETVGA
- the hemQ gene encoding hydrogen peroxide-dependent heme synthase; this encodes MSEVLHTLDGWFVLHDFRTIDWAAWKALSNEERQAALDELFTLMREWSAIEEQKNGSTGTFTIVGQKADLLFLNLRPTLEELTELETALNKTRFAECLLPAYSYVSVVELGNYLPKEGVDPYEDPAVRNRLYPILPKTKHVCFYPMNKKREGSDNWYMLPMEQRRDLMRAHGLTGRKYAGKVTQIISGSTGLDDWEWGVTLFADDPVQFKKIVYEMRFDEVSARFGEFGEFLVGSRATDEQLAKYLDV
- the hemE gene encoding uroporphyrinogen decarboxylase; protein product: MIVKLHKVVKRMLFNDTFLRACRKERVEHVPVWYMRQAGRYQPEYRKIREKYSLMEICEIPEVCAEVTLLPVRQLNTDAAILFSDIMIPVKAMGMEVDIKGGYGPVIANPIKQAADVERLRDLDPEADLPNTMEAIRILHRELNVPLIGFAGAPFTLASYMIEGGPSKNYHKTKQMMYAAPEVWNALMDKLGNMIVTYMKAQVAAGAQAVQIFDSWIGSLSPSDYRQYVFPTMRRIFENLQGIGAPMIYFGINTGELLPVWKELAVDVIGVDWRVPLDAARARVGTKFALQGNLDPAVLLAPWPVIEQKAREILDLGMVEPGYIFNLGHGIFPEVKVETLKRLTEFIHRYSSAKLQA
- the hemH gene encoding ferrochelatase; the protein is MSKKTIGVLAMAYGTPASLDEAEAYYTHIRRGRKPSPEQLQELIDRYVKIGGVSPLNEITRKQTEGLERILNQTSRNLAYRVYMGMKHANPFIEDAVKQMAEDGIREAVGLVFAPHYSMMSIGAYMEAAKKGAEQFGGPSFTFVMQWHMQPQFLQAVARRLQAAMNRFPAGEREQVRLLFTAHSLPERILQMNDPYPQQLRETAAKLAEMIGHANWGFAWQSAGRTPEPWLGPDVLDVLRQLAKQGTRSVLICPVGFVADHLEILYDIDVECQALASELGMTMVRTAMLNADEDFLQALAAVVWEHTKRE